AAAGTAGAaactaaaacaaagaaaattgaaaagacaagacaaaacaagaaaacaagaaaatcgaAAAGTAGGGTTAGAGATGGTCCTGGTTGCATTCGATTTTCATTGTCACAAAGGttggaaggcgtgggcacgccttggaaaGTAAGGTTGTCACAAAGGttggaaggcgtgggcacgccttggaagGTAAGGTCATCTGCTTATAATATGCCCGACATAATTTGCTGTGTGGCGTGGGCACACTTTGGAGGTGGAAGTTCTCTGTCCACTGAATTTTACAAATGTCCATGTGCGATGAATACAAGATGCGGGCACGCCTTGTAACATGATGTTTTCTGCTCACGTTTTTTTTGCTCCTAACCTAGAATAAAACTGCCCAGAAATACTCATGACCTACAATACAGGTTGTTTGTCAATAGGAACTTAAACTCACTAATTTTGAACACACGAATATGAAAGAAAACACAATTAAAATTCTTGGATTGCCTTCCAAGTAGCGCTTTTCTTTAACGTGTTTGGCTATACATCGCCATGTTTATTCATGGAAGATAAAATCATGTATCTCGTTTTAGTGCTTCATCTTTTATGTATCCCTGATAACCCTCGTAAATAAAGTAATTCTTGAGCACACGAGATATGGTCTTCCATGGATTAATAGATGGCGCCAAACAAGTCAACAAGATTCTTAATtcttcactcactcctccatcacgaACACTTACTGGTTCAAGATATTTTATCATCgcaactcttaacttattcATGCAATGAAACTCAAAAtcgtctggtataataaaatcaatctcaataataggaattaaagaataagagtcaggagaatattgattaaggaatgaagaagatgtcaccgcattcAGAGATTGTTCACTTGAGCAATTTGATATCGGGGTCTCATTTCTTGCatttcaacttccttttcaactacATCTTTAGATCttttttcttgaaacttttgcagttccatgtcatttgtcaggataattgcactctcatcttcatTATGATCGATAATAgtctgtgagggcaattcttcataaaCTGGAGGAATCAATTTGCTCATTGTAGATGCCAATCTCATCTTCAtcctttgtgtctcctgttgaaattgATCTGTGTTAGCGGCTACTAATTTCACTATTTTTTTAAGAGACATATCTGACATGGATGACGGTTCTTGAGACTCCAGTTGTTGAAAATCTATTGGCCTTtgtttataattaaaattggaatcattccaccattcttgatcatacccgtttgaataatggtcataccacgtttgatattaatgtgcaaaaatttcaaaagtatCGATTGGAGCACTTAAGCTATCTTGAAATGTAAGGCATATGTCAGTTGAATGATTTGAGACAAAATAAGTTTCACAATTTGCAACAACCCACTGATCATTAGAAAAAGCATGAGTTTCATAACCCCttctagaaataaaatccaatctatcaccaaaatacggattgttagcagccataaactatatataaaaaaataagggaaaaataaaaaaaaaagaaagcaagataaactcaaaaagaaacaaattaatcaggcaCCAGTCCCCAGCAATGGCACAAAAAATTGATAGgtgtcgaacctgtgcaataataattacctactcaagaaaattacaaattttgtatatagtggtgagtagggtcgaatccacagggattggggataatttgttTCTTCCAAAGTCCGAAGTATGGGGAATTTTtgaagaatataaaataattaattaactaactaatgaaaCTACTAATAGAATTAAACAAGAACTAATCAATAGCCAATACGACATTAGCCAAAGATGCAACTTTTTAGACACGatccattcaactgatcatcgatgcaaagataattcaattactcattactaAGTTGGTTATAGCTATCAACACGCTTTGACAACCaattttttcttactttttcgacagccaaagtacgaccgttgactgtttctctaaccaaaaaacaccctaggtacgaccgtaagaatttaattatccagttgcattaaatctagaaaaatccaaccctaaccaataaacacgctaagagaatttatttaaattagatcttacGCTTCCCCAACACAAAGCCAATTATGATGGTTGTCACTAGTTATcaactaaacgaacaattacggattcaatttagttaacgtgacagtaggctattagattaaattaaatatccGGCCGTTgatactcaattaataaaataaccaTAAACAATTAATCCGGAAAATGCACAAATAGTaacaaattggaagaaatagTGAAagttcgattagatctcacagatgttatGAACCACGCCTTCGCGTCGACCTTTGGGTGGAGGAGAAATCTAGCCGCTTCTCATCATATCAATGTCGCGTGGTTTGATTAATTCCATCCACACAATTGCCAAAGAATTGGGAAAGATGAATTAACGAAGGAACGGACGAAAGGTCTTGCTTACCTTTTTTTGGGTTTCGTGTTCGTACTCGAGCGGAAAGTAAAAGAAAAGTCTAAAGAAAGAGTCGTATAAAGCCTAAAGCATAGAGTAAATCGTCTGACAAGGAAAAACTAAAAGCTAATTATTAATCCCACGTGAATCTGCTTTCATTTTATTCGCCGCAGATTACTATCCCAACGAAAACGTAAGAAAGCTCCCAGCCAATCTCCTTATCCCACGTGAATCTGGCTTTTGCCAATTCCCCCAAGGTAGCCACCAAATAGAAAGAAAGCGTCAGAGACTCTACTTCCTCGAGGAATAGAGTTTTTATCCCCTGCACCTCCGCGCCCCACGAGCCTTTTGATTCCCTAATTGCCCACTTTTACTACCAATCCAGCGGGGTCCGTATTTTGGGTATCTTTCTACAGTTTCTGGCGTGAGCACGTCCTAGGATGGaaagtcttctggaaattttctcTAAGATACCACTTTTAACACCAATCGTCTGCAAtttacacaaatatcaaatatgagcAAAATCTCAATACTTAGCACAGTAAGTAGCCAAAATTATGACCATATAACAATGCGAAAGGTGCCCAATAATTGCTCTATCATTTTCTCTTATTCTTGGTCATATCACAAAAAAGTTTAGAGGAAATAACTAAAGTACAAAAGATTTGATAACAATCGAATTCTGAATAATAGCTATTTCACagtttttcctttaattctttGATTTCTACCATAGTGATTCCTTATCCTTATGTTATATAAGAACGAGTTGTGGTCAAAGAGCGGTTTGAATTTCAACTGCATAGATAGGGTCATTTTTGAAATATGAAATGATGTGGAGTTTATTTTTAACTTTGGATACAAGTGATGGTAGTATCTGTTTTGATAGTTTACAGAAATCTCCTCATATTTGTACATTTAAAGCACATATTTATGGAGACATTtgggtatttttgaaatatggAATTATTTTATAATCGTTTTTGCATCGAGTACAAGTCATACAAGCTTATATATTAGTGTAATTACTTAAATGGTATTGCAAACACATTTACTTGAAATGTGGTATTTATTGTGCAATTGAAATGACGGCATATTATTATAATCTTACTGCTtgagaatattctttttttttgtaactcCTTTATTTATTCAAATCGAACTGAAGAAGATACAGATAAGGTTGGAACACCCGAATAAAAAATCCTAAGCTATCCTACTCTCCTCCTTCTGATCGAGGGGATGCCTGCCCTATCAAGGCGAATTTCCCCCCGTACTAACCGTGGCATTGCACTGAACTGATCGTAGACAGTAACCCCCAGTCCCCCAGTTGCAACCCCCATATTGGCCAAACAGTCCGCCACTCTATTTGCCTCTTTGTAACAATGAGTAACCTGCTCCGAATCAACACCCATACCCCAAATTTGGTTAACCTCCCTTTGAACCATCCACGGGCAGTCTAGTTCCCGATGAAGAATCCCAACCAATACCTTTGAATCGACCTGAATATTGACATTGGCATACCCCAATTGTTGGCATAGCCTGAGACCCGTACCCAATGCCAATACTTTTGCGCGCATACTCAAAGCCACCCCGAACGAAGCCGAGAAAGCAAAAATTGGCAAGCCTGACGCATCGTGAAGTATTCCCCCACCTCCGCTTTCCCCCGGGTTTCCCTTGGAGTATCCGTCCGTGTTTAACGTTAACATGCCATCCCCCATTGCCCTCCACCGCACCAGGTATAACTATAGCGGGGTGACTGATTAGTCCATTCGTATAGCTGAGAAAACGTGTGCACTCCAATTCTCTACTTGAACTTACCTTCCAACACCCCCTTGACCTCTAGCATGACGTCCTGACAAATCTTCACCACCCTCATTTGGGTTCCTTCAAAGAATGCTTTATTCCGAGCCTTCCAAATGTGCCAGCAAATAAAGCATGGAAGGACTGAAAACAGAAGCTAACATTTGTCTGACCTAGGTGCCGCCATCCACCAAGCCATTAGCCAAGCCCGTAGAGTTGAGCCTCTCCGCACAACCCCACAAAGCCGACCGAAATAGTCCCATACTTCCTGCGCAACTTGCCCCTCCGAGAAAACATGCTCAACTTGCTCAGCCGCCCCCTCTGGGCAACATAAGCATTTAGAAGCCAACTGGACCCCCACCCTCCACAACACCGCAGTTAAGGGCAACCTATCCCCTAGTAAGCGAagcatgaaaaaggaaattttcaaaggaaTCTGAGGATGCCAAACCTGTGAATGGAGTACCGAGGTGTTTCCAGCTTGCCGGATATCATGAAAAGTGGAAGCTAGCGTGAATTTCCCCGACGCCGTCAGTCGCCAAATGACTTCATCGTTACTTTCACTTGATGGGACCGGGTACCGTAAGATCTGATGAAGCTGCTCTTGTGTCACATGCTGGCCCAACCTATTCACGTCCCAAACGCCATTTGCAATAAAATCCTTGAAGTTGAGCCCTGGAGTTGCCGTAGTTTTCAGACATAGAGCTCCACTCCCCATCCAATTGTCAAACCAAAAATTGCACGTTCCCCCATTCACC
The Coffea arabica cultivar ET-39 chromosome 6c, Coffea Arabica ET-39 HiFi, whole genome shotgun sequence genome window above contains:
- the LOC113693109 gene encoding uncharacterized protein is translated as MGSVMSPGRGGGVGFRRLREVYSAFSCKLWWSFRAGSSLWAEFMRAKYCKGLHPGQVEMRPHDSPAWRRMLNISRQVELSMVWLVNGGTCNFWFDNWMGSGALCLKTTATPGLNFKDFIANGVWDVNRLGQHVTQEQLHQILRYPVPSSESNDEVIWRLTASGKFTLASTFHDIRQAGNTSVLHSQVWHPQIPLKISFFMLRLLGDRLPLTAVLWRVGVQLASKCLCCPEGAAEQVEHVFSEGQVAQEVWDYFGRLCGVVRRGSTLRAWLMAWWMAAPRSDKC